A window of Aromatoleum bremense genomic DNA:
GAGACGCTGAAGCTGCGCCTCTTTGCCGACTGGTTCGACAATGAGGTGAACAGCTACACCGACGCGACCTACGCCATGCTCAAGACGAGCGGTTCCGGCAGCGTGTCCACCGGCCGCAGCATCTATCACGACAAGACTCATGGCGGCGCTGTGGAACTCGAGTCGCGGCGCTTCGAGGGCCATCTGGTGCGCTTCGTCGCCCAGACGAAGAGCGACCGGCATGAGGAGCGCGACGGTGACGATGCCCTGGGCGCGGATTTCGAGGACACCCTGCGCTCGCTGTCGGTCGAGGACGGCATCTCGATCGGTGACAAGACGTTGCTGTCAATCGGCCTGGCCCATCACGAACTCGAACCGGAAAAGGTGTTCAGCAGCGGTGGCACCTTCACCCTGCCGCGTCGCCAGCGCGCCACCGATGCGCAGATCGGCCTGTTCTACGATCTGACGCCAACGGCGCGACTGTACGCGACCGTGGCGGAGAAGACCCGCTTGCCCACCCTCAAGGATCGCTACTCCATCCGCCTGGGCCGTTTCATCGAGAACCCGGACCTCGAGGTCGAACAGGCGCGCAACTACGAGATCGGCTACCAAGGGCAGCCCTGGGCCGGTGCCCAGGCGGACGCCGCGATCTTCTGGAGCGATATCGAGGACAAGATCCAGAGCGTCAACCTGAATGGCGCGGCCAGCTGCAGCGCCGCCAACCAATGCCAGATGCAGAACGTCGGAAAGGCGCGAATCAAGGGCATCGAGCTTGGCCTCAAGACACCGCTCGGCGCACGCTGGGAGATCGGCGGCAACGCGACCTGGATGGATGTGGAGAACGTCAGCGATCCAGCGACAAGGCTGACGAAAATCCCGGAGACGAAGGTCATCCTGCATGCGCTGTGGCGGGCCGCGGCGGCGGTGGACATGATCGCCTTCGCCGAGCATGACAGCGGCCGCTGGGCCAGCGACACGGTCAAGCTGGACGGGTTCACCACGCTGAATCTCAAGATGGTCTGGCGACCGATGAAGGATCTGTCCGCCGAGCTGCGGGTCAACAACGTCACCGACCGGAACTACGAACTCGAGGCGGGCTTTCCTGCGCCAGGGCGCATGTGGTTCGCCAGTCTGGACTACCGGTTCTGAGGACGGACGATGGCAACCTTGACAGCCCATGCCGCCGGGCCGGCCCTCTCGCCGACCAACACCAGCCCCATCGCCGCAATCGTTCATCTCGAGCACGGCGTCGCCGACGGCGTCCTCGCCGACTTTGCCTTTGCCCTGCGCCAGGCGGGCCGGCGGGTCCGGGGGGTGGTTCAGCAGTCCACGGGCGGTACGGGCAAGGAGGCGACGATGCTCGTCGATCTCGACCAGGGAACTCGCTTCCCCCTCTTCCAGCGCCTCGGCGCGGGCGCCGGCTCGTGCAGCATCGACCAGCACGGCGTGGCTGCCGCGAGCGTGGTCCTGCGCGGTGCGCTCGATGCGGCCCCCGATCTCGTCGTGGTCAATCGTTTTGGTGCGCTGGAGGCGGCGGGCGAGGGATTTGCCGACGAGATGCTGGCCCTGATGAGCGAGGGTATTCCCCTGCTCACCGTCGTCGCCGAAGCCTATCGATTCGACTGGCAGCACTTCACCGGCGGCGCTGGTGTGGAACTCGACCCGAGCCGGGAGGCGCTCGATGCCTGGTTCGCCGGCCTGCAACGGGGTAGCGGCCAGTGAAGCGGCGCGACCTCTTGCGTGCACTGGCCATCGCGCCCTGGCTGGCCTTGGTGCCGGCAGGGGCGCGGGCAAAGGCCGGTGTCGGGAGCACAATCGCCGCTGCCTACGGCACCCTGCCGCCGCCGCAGGCGATTCGCCGCGTGTTCGCCGCCGGCGCGCCGGCCAGCGTGCTCCTGAGCGTGCTCGCACCGGAGAAGCTGATCGGCTGGCCGTTCAAGGTGTCCGAAGAGGCGCGCGCCTGGCTGGCGCCGGTGGTGCGCGCGCTGCCGCAGGTCGGCCGCCTCGCCGGTCGCGGCAGCACGGCGTCGAACGAGGCGCTGCTGCAAATGAAGCCGGACGTCATCCTCGACGTCGGCACCGTCGACGCGACCTACCTCTCCGCCATGCAGCGAGTGGCCGAGCAGACCGGATTGCCGTGCCTGCTGGTGCAGGGACGCATGGCCGACCACCCGGCGCAGTTGCGCGAGGTCGGCCGACTGCTCGGCGTGGCGGCGCGCGGCGAGCGCCTCGCCGCCTGGGCCGAAGAGACCCTCGCGCTGGCGGAGCGCGCGCGCAACGAAGTGCCGCCCGGGGCGCGTCCGCGCGTCTATTACGGGCGTGGCGGCGATGGCCTTGAAACCGGGCTGGACGGATCGATCAACATGGAGGCGATCGAGATCGCCGGTGGCCGCAACGTCGCCGCCGAGTCGGGGCGCGGCGGGCTGACCAAGGTGTCGCCCGAGCAGATCCTCGCCTGGGATCCGGAGGTGATCGTCACGCAGGATCGCGAGTTCGCCCGTGGCGTGCTCGCCGATCCGCTGTGGCGTCCGGTCGCCGCCGTGCGGGCGCGTCGCGTGCACCTGGCGCCGAGCCTTCCGTTTGGCTGGCTGGACGGGCCGCCGGGTGTCAATCGCCTGGTCGGTGTACGCTGGCTGATCGAGCGCCTCCATCCCGGCCGGGCGGGGGGCGAGGCTGCCCTTCAGACGGCTGCCCGCGACTTCTACCGCTTGTTCTACGGCATGGAGCCAGACGGGGCGGGTCTCAGCGCCATGATCGGCGGCCCGGCATGAATGACGCTCCAGACCTTTCCCGTGGCCCGTCCACGCACGGAGCCGGTGTCGCCGCGGCGGTCAACGCTGGCGCGCCGTGCCGCCCCGCGGCGGCTTGGCTGGCGGGTGCCGCCGCGTTGCTGGCGGTGCTCGCCGTGGCCTTCGCGACCGGCAAGTTTCCGGTGGCACCGGCCGACCTGCTGCGTGCGCTGGTCGCGCGCCTGTCCGGCAGCGAGTCCGGCTTGCCCGAGGCCGTGGAAACCGTCATCTGGAACATCCGCCTGCCGCGCGTCGCCGCCGGTGTCGTCGTCGGCGCCGTGCTAGCCGCAGCGGGCGCCGCCTACCAGGGCATGTTCCGCAACCCGCTGGTGTCGCCGGACATCCTCGGGGTCTCCGCTGGTGCCGGTCTGGGCGCCACGCTCGGCATCTACCTCGGCCTGCCGCTCATCTTCGTGCAGGTCGTCGCCTTCGGCGGCGGCATCATCGCCGTCGCCATCGTCTACCGCCTCGCTTCGCTGGTGCGGCGCCATGATCCGGTGCTGGTCCTGGTGCTCGCCGGCGTCGCGCTCGGTGCGCTGCTTGGCGCCGGCATCTCACTGGTCAAGATCCTTTCCGACCCGTATACGCAGCTGCCGACGATCACCTTCTGGCTGCTCGGCGGACTCAACCAGGTGATCTCGCGCGACCTGGCGACCACCGCGCCGGCGATGCTCGCCGGCTTGCTGCCGATGGCGCTGCTGCGCTGGCGCATCAACCTCCTTGGCCTCGCTGACGAAGAGGCGGCAGCGCTCGGGGTCGACGTCGGGCGCCTGCGCCTGGTTCTCGTCACCGCCGCAACGCTGTCGACCGCCGCTGCCGTCTCGCTGGCCGGTATCGTTGGCTGGGTCGGGCTGGTCGTGCCGCATGTCGCGCGCCTGCTCGTCGGCCCTGACTTCACCCGCCTGCTGCCGGCCTCGCTCATGCTCGGGGCCGGCTTCCTCGTCGCGACCGACACGCTGGCCCGGACGATCGCGCCGATCGAGCTGCCGCTCGGCATCCTGACGGCGGTGGTGGGCGCCCCTTTCTTCCTGTGGCTGTTGGCGCGCACGGGGAGGCCGGCATGAGCGTTGCCATCGAGGCCTGCGATCTTGCGATCGGCTACCACGGCCGCCGCGTCGGCACCGACATCTCGCTCGGCATCGACAAAGGCGAGGTGCTCTGCCTGCTCGGCCCGAACGGCAGCGGCAAGACAACGCTGTTCAAGACACTGCTCGGCCTGCTGCCGCCGCTTGCCGGCACGGTGCGCGTACTCGGCGAGCCGGTCGCTGGCTGGTCGCGCGCGGCGTTTGCGCGCAAGGTCGGCTATGTGCCGCAGGCGCATGCCGGCATCTTTCCGTTTACCGTCGAGGACATCGTGCTGATGGGCCGCGCAGCGCGCATCGAGCGCTTCGCCACTCCGTCGCGGCATGACCGTCAGCTCGCTGCCGACTGCTTGGCAGCACTCGGCGTCGCCCACCTGCGCCAGCGCACCTACACCGAGATCAGCGGCGGTGAGCGGCAACTGGCGCTGATCGCCCGCGCGCTGGCGCAGGAGCCGGCGCTGCTGGTGATGGACGAGCCGACGGCCAGCCTCGACTTCGGCAACCAGGTCCGCGTGCTCGAACACGTGTGCCGTCTGCGCGAACGCGGCATTGCCGTGCTGATGTCCACGCACCAGCCGGAACACGCGCTACGCGTTGCCGATCGTATTGCGCTGCTGGCACCGGGCCGGCTGGTCGGCATCGGTGAGTCGTCCGAGGTGGCGACGCCCGCTGCGCTTGCCGCGCTGTACGGCGTCGATGCGACCGCCATTGCCGGCAGCCTGCCATCGATTCCACTCCGGCTGCCACGCCGTCCTGCCGAAGAGAACGCCCCATGAGCATCGCCGCCATCGATTTCGGCCGCCTCTACCGCGACCACCATGCCGCCGCCAACCGCAACCCGAAACCCGCAAGTGTCTGGGACGTCCGTGCCGCCGAGATGAGCGACAAGGTGCACAAGAGCCGCTATGTCGAGGACTTCATCGGCCGCATGGATCTTACCGGTGCGCATTCGCTGCTCGACGTCGGCTGCGGGCCCGGGACCATCTGCCTGCCGCTCGCCGGCCGGCTGCAACGTGTCATCGGCCTCGACTTCAGTCCGCGCATGCTCGATGCCTTGCGCGAAAACGCAGCAGCGCTCGGGCACGACAACGTCGAGGCCCTGCAACTGGCGTGGGAGGACGACTGGTCCGCCGTGCCCGCGTGCGACATCGTCGTCGCCTCGCGCTCGACGACGGTCGCCGACATGGAAGCGGCGCTGCACAAGCTGAACGACAAGGCCAGGCGCCGCGTGTACCTGACCCATCTCGTCGGTGGCCGCTTCATCGACCCGGCGGTGATCGACATCATCGGCCGAGACCTGCCGCCGTTGCCGGACTATGTCTACATCGTGAATATCCTGTACGGGATGGGCATCCATCCCCGGCTCGACTACATCGAGCATGAAGGCCGGCTGGCCGGCGCCACCAGTTTCGACGAATTCGCCCGACGTGTCTCCTGGGCGCTCGGCGAGCTCTCCGATGACGAGCGTGCCCGCCTGCGCACTTGGCACGGGCGTGTCGCGCCGAGCCTCGGTGCTGCTGGGTCGCCGATGCGCTGGGCATTCATTTCCTGGGAAAAGACATCGCGATAGTTGGCAGGCGTCAGTTTCAGACCGCTCACGCCGATCGCTATACACAAGTTGCTATTTCGAGACCAAAACCGATGAACGACCTGCTGGACCACCTTGACACCTCCGCAGCGGCCCGCGATCTGGCTCCTGTCGAGGAAGGCCTGCCCGCCGACTGCAACACGCGTGATGTGCTCGACCTCTATCGACGCTCCGCCGATCCCCGTGTCGCCCCGGCCATCTTCCGCCACGCCGCAGACCTGCGCGACCGCCATGTCGGCCGCAGCCCCTGGTGGTCGGCCGGCGTCTCGGCCATCGTGCCGTGCGAGCTTGAGCCGCTGTGCACCTACTGCACCTTCTTCAGCCGCAAGGCGGTGGCAACCAGCGACATCGTGTCCGCCGTGCGTGCCATCGCCGACCTGGGCATCCGCCATCTTCACCTGTCCGGCGGCACGCGCTTGCCGGTGAAGGGCGAGCCGATCAGCGGCTACGACCGCTACCTGGTCGACCTCGTCGTCGCCATCCGAGATGCAGCCGATGTCGAGATCGAGGTCAATGTCGGCCCATCGCTGACGCGCGGCGGGGTCCGCGCGCTCAAGGAGCTTGGCGTGGCCGCTGTGACCAGCTCGCTGGAGGTGCTGAACGCCGAACTGTTCGCGGCATTCAAGCCGGGCGACAGCCTGAAAGGGCGAATCCGCCTGATGGAGCTGTGCGAGGAAGAGGGCATGCCTATCCGCTCGATGATGCTGGTCGGCCTCGGTGAAACGGACGCGGATCGCATCGACCACCTGTTGTTCCTGCGCCGCTTCTCCATGCTTCGCCACCTGCGCCTGTCGCGGTACATGCCCTTCCCCGGTACCGCGTCCGGCGGCGTGCGCTGCTCGCCCTGGCCGGTGGCACGCCTCACGGCGATTGCGCGCCTGCTCTATCCGACCCTCGATCTCGGCCTGGCGGCCGGCAACGATCCCGACGACATGGCCCTGTGGTG
This region includes:
- a CDS encoding class I SAM-dependent methyltransferase, which codes for MSIAAIDFGRLYRDHHAAANRNPKPASVWDVRAAEMSDKVHKSRYVEDFIGRMDLTGAHSLLDVGCGPGTICLPLAGRLQRVIGLDFSPRMLDALRENAAALGHDNVEALQLAWEDDWSAVPACDIVVASRSTTVADMEAALHKLNDKARRRVYLTHLVGGRFIDPAVIDIIGRDLPPLPDYVYIVNILYGMGIHPRLDYIEHEGRLAGATSFDEFARRVSWALGELSDDERARLRTWHGRVAPSLGAAGSPMRWAFISWEKTSR
- a CDS encoding FecCD family ABC transporter permease, producing the protein MNDAPDLSRGPSTHGAGVAAAVNAGAPCRPAAAWLAGAAALLAVLAVAFATGKFPVAPADLLRALVARLSGSESGLPEAVETVIWNIRLPRVAAGVVVGAVLAAAGAAYQGMFRNPLVSPDILGVSAGAGLGATLGIYLGLPLIFVQVVAFGGGIIAVAIVYRLASLVRRHDPVLVLVLAGVALGALLGAGISLVKILSDPYTQLPTITFWLLGGLNQVISRDLATTAPAMLAGLLPMALLRWRINLLGLADEEAAALGVDVGRLRLVLVTAATLSTAAAVSLAGIVGWVGLVVPHVARLLVGPDFTRLLPASLMLGAGFLVATDTLARTIAPIELPLGILTAVVGAPFFLWLLARTGRPA
- a CDS encoding radical SAM protein, whose translation is MNDLLDHLDTSAAARDLAPVEEGLPADCNTRDVLDLYRRSADPRVAPAIFRHAADLRDRHVGRSPWWSAGVSAIVPCELEPLCTYCTFFSRKAVATSDIVSAVRAIADLGIRHLHLSGGTRLPVKGEPISGYDRYLVDLVVAIRDAADVEIEVNVGPSLTRGGVRALKELGVAAVTSSLEVLNAELFAAFKPGDSLKGRIRLMELCEEEGMPIRSMMLVGLGETDADRIDHLLFLRRFSMLRHLRLSRYMPFPGTASGGVRCSPWPVARLTAIARLLYPTLDLGLAAGNDPDDMALWWLAGGGNQVIGATASMKDPRGKAGGEARAIPVGERVVVHDNMARVTRYLGELGLTPSFAPQSS
- a CDS encoding TonB-dependent receptor plug domain-containing protein, with protein sequence MFRPPRNPSFPRTRRAALATAVAVASGCTAAWAQEGRGATPFELGAIQVTVPRLALGEIAPEQVSSVVTREDIQTFNRETVGEAVNLLSGVTVSTNSRNEQTVYLRGYDPRQAPLFIDGIPVYVPYDGYVDFGRFDTGDLAAIQVAKGFSSVAYGPNTLGGAINLISRKPGKAFEGDASIGFGEDGARRAAVNLGSNQGVWYVQAGVAHREADGFRLSDDFRPTATEDGGRRDNAYYKDSKASLKLGLTPGGGDEYALTYIKQDGEKGQPPSTDPTAARYWQWPYWDKESLYFVSRTALGAHETLKLRLFADWFDNEVNSYTDATYAMLKTSGSGSVSTGRSIYHDKTHGGAVELESRRFEGHLVRFVAQTKSDRHEERDGDDALGADFEDTLRSLSVEDGISIGDKTLLSIGLAHHELEPEKVFSSGGTFTLPRRQRATDAQIGLFYDLTPTARLYATVAEKTRLPTLKDRYSIRLGRFIENPDLEVEQARNYEIGYQGQPWAGAQADAAIFWSDIEDKIQSVNLNGAASCSAANQCQMQNVGKARIKGIELGLKTPLGARWEIGGNATWMDVENVSDPATRLTKIPETKVILHALWRAAAAVDMIAFAEHDSGRWASDTVKLDGFTTLNLKMVWRPMKDLSAELRVNNVTDRNYELEAGFPAPGRMWFASLDYRF
- a CDS encoding DUF2478 domain-containing protein is translated as MATLTAHAAGPALSPTNTSPIAAIVHLEHGVADGVLADFAFALRQAGRRVRGVVQQSTGGTGKEATMLVDLDQGTRFPLFQRLGAGAGSCSIDQHGVAAASVVLRGALDAAPDLVVVNRFGALEAAGEGFADEMLALMSEGIPLLTVVAEAYRFDWQHFTGGAGVELDPSREALDAWFAGLQRGSGQ
- a CDS encoding iron ABC transporter substrate-binding protein, with protein sequence MKRRDLLRALAIAPWLALVPAGARAKAGVGSTIAAAYGTLPPPQAIRRVFAAGAPASVLLSVLAPEKLIGWPFKVSEEARAWLAPVVRALPQVGRLAGRGSTASNEALLQMKPDVILDVGTVDATYLSAMQRVAEQTGLPCLLVQGRMADHPAQLREVGRLLGVAARGERLAAWAEETLALAERARNEVPPGARPRVYYGRGGDGLETGLDGSINMEAIEIAGGRNVAAESGRGGLTKVSPEQILAWDPEVIVTQDREFARGVLADPLWRPVAAVRARRVHLAPSLPFGWLDGPPGVNRLVGVRWLIERLHPGRAGGEAALQTAARDFYRLFYGMEPDGAGLSAMIGGPA
- a CDS encoding ABC transporter ATP-binding protein, with translation MSVAIEACDLAIGYHGRRVGTDISLGIDKGEVLCLLGPNGSGKTTLFKTLLGLLPPLAGTVRVLGEPVAGWSRAAFARKVGYVPQAHAGIFPFTVEDIVLMGRAARIERFATPSRHDRQLAADCLAALGVAHLRQRTYTEISGGERQLALIARALAQEPALLVMDEPTASLDFGNQVRVLEHVCRLRERGIAVLMSTHQPEHALRVADRIALLAPGRLVGIGESSEVATPAALAALYGVDATAIAGSLPSIPLRLPRRPAEENAP